The following nucleotide sequence is from Devosia salina.
GGACAGCGGAGGACGGGTCGATGCTCAATCCTGCGATGGTGGACATGGCGGTGCTTCCGGCTAGAGGCATTCAGCCGGAAGCTAGTCTTTCGAGGTGTGCAAATCCCTATCCGCGCCGGACAAATGCCGCAAACCTTCGCCGTTGGTTACCAAAGGCTATCGCAGTTCGGACTGGGAGACCAAGGATCAGTGCGCAGCGGCCGCTGCAGCATGCGGCGTGTAGATGAACGGGATTTCCGGGATGGCGACAAAGGCCCCCAAGCCCTCAACGGTCATGCGAAGCGCAACGAACAGGATGATGAGCAGGCCGATCCAGGCGATCCAGTGGAAACGGTGCAGCAAGCGCGCGATGAAGGTCGCGGCAACACCCATCAGCACCACCGACAGGGCCAGGCCGAAGACCAGCGCTTCGAAATGGTGTTGTGCGGCACCAGCCACAGCCAGCACATTGTCGAGCGACATCGACACATCGGCGATGATGATCTGGACCACCGCCTGCCGCAGGGTCTTGCGCGGCGCCCGCCCGGCCACGCTGCCATCGGCATTGTAGTCGGCATTGGAGAGCGCCTCGGTGGCCTCTTCTTCCTCGGCCTCGGTGACGGTGAGCTCGCGATACATCTTCCAGCAGACCCACAGCAGCAGGATACCGCCGGCGATGAGCAAGCCGCCGCCGAGCGAGAGCAGCTGCGTCGTGATCAACGCAAAGCCGATGCGCAAGACGGTCGCCGCCAGGATGCCGATCATGATGGCCTTGCGTCGAAGATCCGACGCCAGGCCCGCGGCCGCCAGGCCGATCACCACGGCGTTGTCGCCAGCCAGGACCAGGTCGATGAAGATGACCTGCAGAAGCGAAGAGAAGAAACTCGGGTCGAAGCCGAACATGATGCGTCCTTGCTGGGCGTGTCGCGTGTGCTGTGACGCTGCTACTGCCGCCAGCCCCTCACATCAAGTGGCTTCACGGCCCAGCACGACGAAAGTTCAAGATTTGAAGGGGTTTCAGGGCCATTTTGACAGCTTGGCGACAGATTGGGCGCTGTCATCCACAGGACAAGAAACGGGGGGCGATGCCGCCCCCCGTGAACACTAGCCGTTCGATGGCATGGCAGGCGGCGCCCCGTTGCCGCCATCCGGCGGTGGTCCGCCCGGCGCTGCGCCGTTCGGCGGGGCCATCAGGCCGCCACTGCTGCGTTCGGCCGTCAGATCCACGGCAATGGTCACCACGCCGGTATAGCCGCTTTGCGGATCGCCGGTGAGCACCGGCGTCTGCTGCGCGATCTCGTCGGCGCTGTTGTCGCTGAAGACATTGTCCGTGGCGATGCTTATGCGTCCAAGATTGACTGTGCCATTGGAATAGCGGGCATCGGCGGCATAAACATCTGCACAGTCGGCCTCGGGCATGGCGATCTGCGCGGTGAGAACAGAGGCCTCGCCGCTCACCGCAGTCTCGATGCTCTCGAAAACCTCAAAATGGATATGGGGCCAGCGCCCGTCATAACAGCCGGGGAAGATGGTGGTGAACCGCACCTTTCCCTCTGCATCGGCTACGCCGACGCCACGCAGAAAGTTTGCGTCGGTAATGTCATATAGCGAGTAATTGCCGGTGGTGTCGCAGTGCCAAAGATAAATGGCATGACCCTCTAGCGGCGTGCAGCCATCGGCGTTGACCAGGGTGAGCTCCAGGTCGAGTTGCAAACCATCTGCCACCCGGGTCAGGGAGCCGAACGATGTCCGCAGGTCCTGCCGGATAACGCCCTGCTGGGTCAGCGCATTGACCACCTGCCCGTTCTTCACATTGCTGCCATCGGCCGGATAGGGGCCGGCGGTTTCCCAGGGCAGAGCCACGCAGTCGAGTGCGGCGACCGGGCCGCCAGCAAGACCGACAAGGCCCATGCCACCCATCAGTGCCAGCAGGCGCCGTCGGCCGATCAGCCTCGGCAGATCGTGTGCAAATCCAAGGTCATGGGCATGGTGGTCGTCGACGTGAAGCGTCATTGGGCCTTCCTTCATGATGGAGCCATTCGGACAGGGCCACTGCGCATATCGGCAGTGGGCATGGCCCCGATTTACGGGAGCAAACCTATCCCACCCAATTCCGCCGGATGAATAATCAGCAATCTTGGTGGGAAACGAAGGCTAAGAGTCGAGCATCGATGCGGCGCGGGAGCGCAGCTTCTTTACAACGACTGTCCACCGGAAGGCTTTGGTGGGTGCACAAGGACTATAAGTCTGTTCAACAGTGTCAACAATGACACACGAAACTACCTGTTTTCCTTGTGTTTTTCGCATCGCCTCTTGTGCCTTCCAACCATATTGACCATGTTGACAAGCCTTATCCTTATGAAAGGACTTATGAATGGCTGGCAAACATCGGCTCAAAGTGACGCAACTTACGACCAAGGCGCCGGGTATGCTGTCGGACGGTGACGGCCTTTACCTGCGCACCACAAAGACGAAGGCGGGCAACTTAGCACGGTCATGGGTCTTCGTGTTTCACCAGCACGGCCGACGGCGCGAAATCGGACTCGGCGCCTATGGCTCTGGAGCGGCGCCCGTATCTCTGGCATTGGCTCGCCAAAAAGCCGACCAGGTACGCGACCAGCTTGCCAATCGTCTCGACCCGATCGCCGAGAAGCGCAAGGCGGCCGGCATCCCCACTTTCGGCGCCGTGGCCGATGAGTTCTTCGAAGCCAAAAAGCCCGGATGGTCCAACGCGAATCATGTGCGCCAATGGGAAA
It contains:
- a CDS encoding YjbE family putative metal transport protein (Members of this highly hydrophobic protein family,regularly are found preceded by the yybP-ykoY manganese riboswitch (see RF00080). A metal cation transport function is proposed.), which translates into the protein MFGFDPSFFSSLLQVIFIDLVLAGDNAVVIGLAAAGLASDLRRKAIMIGILAATVLRIGFALITTQLLSLGGGLLIAGGILLLWVCWKMYRELTVTEAEEEEATEALSNADYNADGSVAGRAPRKTLRQAVVQIIIADVSMSLDNVLAVAGAAQHHFEALVFGLALSVVLMGVAATFIARLLHRFHWIAWIGLLIILFVALRMTVEGLGAFVAIPEIPFIYTPHAAAAAAH